DNA sequence from the bacterium genome:
CGTGGAGCCGGGCCACCTTGCGCGCCAGGGGCAGCCCGATCCCCGTCCCGCCTGGCCGGGTCGAGCTGAAGAGCTTGAAGTGCGCCTCGGGGTCCGGTCCCGGTCCGGGGCCGTCGTCGGAAATGGTCACCCGCGCCCCGCCGCCCTCGGGCCGGCAGCGGCAGCGTATAAGCCCGCCCCCGGGGCAGGCCGCCAGGGCGTTCAAGAGAAGGTTGAGCACGGCCTGGCGCAGGAGCGTCCGATCGCCCTCCACCGGCGAGGGACGGCAGTCGCACTCCAGCCGCACGCCGGACTCGCGGAGCTGCGGCTTCAGGAAGGCGGCCAGGTCCAGGCACAGCTCGGCCAGCTCCACCTCCTCCAACCGGAGCGCCGGGGAGCTGGCGAAGTCGCGGAAGGCGGTGGCGATGTCGGCGAGCTGGTCAATCTCCCGCCCGATGGCGTCGGCTATCTCCAGGGTCTCGGCGTCGGCGCCCAGCGAGCGCAGGTCGTCGCGCAGCATCTCCAGGTTGAGACGCATGGCGTTCAGGGGGTTGCGCAGCTCGTGGGCCAGCGACCGGGCCTGGGCCTCGAAATCCTCCGCCTTCACGACATCACCTTTATCGGTACGTACACCGCTTTGGGCAAGGCAAGGGACTTAAGCCCCTTGTTGTGGGCGACCACGCGTTCAACCATCGCTCCGGCCGTTTGAAAAGACCTCTTATTCGGGTAAACCCCTTGGTGGGGGCGACCCCGCTTAACCGAGCCCCAGCTCCTGGAGCGCCACGCCGTAATGCTCCC
Encoded proteins:
- a CDS encoding HAMP domain-containing sensor histidine kinase, which encodes MKAEDFEAQARSLAHELRNPLNAMRLNLEMLRDDLRSLGADAETLEIADAIGREIDQLADIATAFRDFASSPALRLEEVELAELCLDLAAFLKPQLRESGVRLECDCRPSPVEGDRTLLRQAVLNLLLNALAACPGGGLIRCRCRPEGGGARVTISDDGPGPGPDPEAHFKLFSSTRPGGTGIGLPLARKVARLHGGDVTLAAGPDGGAVATLTLGPRPAARTAD